The genomic window ataaaggtgaaaccccccaaaaaataaatattaaaaaaaacctaataaatggaaagcaaattacatttgtcttttTGGCCGACCAAAAAAATATTCCAATCCATGACTAAAACACCATTATGTGATCCGAACCAAaagatttgtgatccattacacgAGTACCAAATACagcttgtgtttattttatgagAATGCAAGAAGGTCTGCTatacaataataaactttattttataaagtgcctttaaaagtagcatctcaaAGTGCTCCAAGTATAGTTTAGAGGTCAAATTTACATAGAGGGATTCATGCataaaaacagaaattaatattaaaaaaacaaatcacatgAAGTTTAGTCTGCTGTTGGTTACATAATCAAGGCGTAAAGGTTACACACGTGTGAGCACATTCAAGGGTCAAACCAgtcaatgctgtgtgtgtgtattctaaaGGTCGTTGCATACTGGTTGGTGACATTTCTCAAGAACAATCTCATGAGATACAGGGCTGGAGCACCAACAACAGAAGCATGTGGGTTATATCACAATATTACCTAAATGGCACTGACCTCTTATTGTAAAATCAGGAGagggtgaaagtaaacattttaaCCATTATGTAAACATGAATGAAGAATAAATGGCTATATTATATCACTGTGTAATCTAGGTGTTATCAGATTCAGATAAGCTGCACATGAAGTCATATTCTCTTTGATGCATAACAGAGAATGTTAAGTCTCTTTTTTGCATTCCCCAGGTTATTTAATGCAAATGTACACTGTAGGCCTTTGcaatctttcacttactttgtaATGCTTACAAATGaggtgcaaaaataaataaaaaatacaagtgcCCTTAGGAAAGGTTAAGCACAGGATGGCTTTGAATTTCATTCACGAACTCAGTAAGTGCACTGAATATACGccattgttttaaaatgatttaacacCCACACAGGATTTAACCAGATGAAAAGATTACAGAGCCAGGTCTGTAAAATCCATCGAACAGGCATATCAGAACCTGTGCATACTAGTTGACCAATccctctgaaaaaaaaatatcttcacaaatatagtaaaatctCTTTAGATGCATGGATTCAAATGTAAAAATGCCTTGAGGTGTATGCTCAGTGCAGTATCAAATGTTCTGTAAAGCGAAACCCTCATGTAGTGGCCTAAAGATACAAAGCCCTGCAATGGGTTTTTCTTTAATACTGTGACATACAGTACACATCCAAGTGTAATTTCTTCTTAAAAGAGAATAAAGTAGTATGGGGCTTAAACGTTTCCACTGGGAATAAATTCCATGCTTGTTGGCTAATTGTGACAGGTTACTGGAAGGAAAgattacatacatacacaaatatacatactAGGCATGGGACGGTAACCGTTTTCAatgtataccgcagtttggaagtTTTAAAACCACCGACATTTTCTTTTATattgttcctaaggtatgtgtaaaattatttatttatttattaattcatttttttttattttagacagcagtatctccagcagaaaagaaatccaaagatgccattgaaatagtaaaatattgtgtgtttttgaaaatgacatatTTACGGTTCCAAAATATTgcaaatgtttctcaaattaaaatattttgtgtgctCAAAGgttatttttttacccagacatttaaaattatTGGACTTTAGAGCAGTAATCGCAATAAGGTAAAACCAAGATGTTTTTTATCCAATGTTACCATACCGTCAAAATCCTATTCTGGCCTATGCCTAATACATATCTGTCTATATACTAAtctgtcaatttttttttcatgaggaGTTTACATGTATTAGTGCCAATGAGGTGTTTAATAATGATTGATTTCTGGTGTCTGCAAAGATATGATGCTagagttttttttctcagaatgaaCTCTGCAATAAATTATATCCAACAATCAAGTATTTAGCTTGCATGaaatctgtgtttgtgtttttaatctTCAATATAAATAGTTCCTGGTTTAACATTTTATATCCTTCAACCAAACCATAAATTGTGATTTAAGAGAATAAATAATTTTGGAAAGACTGTACAAATCTGTGTGATTGGCACCTCACACGTCCAACAGTTCTGCATGCTCTGAATGGTGTGATGTTCTTACCTCCCACCGGCCGTAGGTCAGCAGAAACAGGCTCAGGGGTATGGCTGTCCCGGACATGGCATGAGTGGACGGCATGCTGTACTCCGAGTTGTAGAACATCTCCACCTTGACCACCGGGGGCGAGGCAGGTCTCGGCCACCGGAACACATCTTTCGTGCACTGGCCGAGATACATGACCCACACCCAGACCACGACCAGCCGGCGGCTCACATACGCGTCCACGTTCCACATGAAGAACGGGAAAAACGAGATGTAGAAGAGCTCGTTCCCGAGTTCGGTACCGAGCGTGAACAGGTAGAAAAGAAACTTATTTTCGATGAGGAACTCCTGGCCGGCGTCTCCGGTGAGAGAGTTTCTGCGCGAAGGCTTCACCGCGGATCCTAGAGCGTCGTGCCCGTTATTATCACCGTTGACGTTTTCTCCCGCAGTCCCGTTCGCCAAGCCGTTGTTGCGTTTCTCCGTATCGGTCTCTGCCCCTGCTTTCCTACGGCGGGTGGCGTCCCCGCCTCCGTTATGAACATCCCCGCTGCGAGTGCCTTGCACCCCGTTACGGACACTGTCACGCGTGTCGGAGCCGCGCACCCCGCACAGCCGTTGAAAGCGCGCGACGTGCTGAGGGTCCTGCAAATAGTGCAGGAGCCGCACAAACCCCGCTTTTATCCCGCCTGCCATGTCCAGCGACAAAACTGCGCGAGCTGAGCCCACCCGTTAAAAAGCTGGAGCTACCGAGAGTGAACCGTGCTTTGGGCAATTATAACATTCCCTCCATTACCGCGGGTATAATAACACAAACGTCCACTCTAACAGAATTATAACAACTGATACAATTATAACTCGGTATATAAAGAAAAAATGAGTTCAAAACTTGCAAATGTTTACGGTCGTCCGGCTGTACCGACCCCCACGCCGTATCCGGTTACTGACAGATCTGTGCAGGCACTAGAAATACAACGAGTGCTTAGAAAATAATTCATCAGACTTCGGAAACAAAATGGGAGGGGCTTACCAACCCGGATATTTTCTATGATTGGTCAGGTGCTgtgtagtaaaataaaaatatatataaattcagatctttattattttatattacttcaGCTGCTGTCAGATTTGATAACTGTCCTAATTTACATAAAAGTAATCACCTCTGCTACCATTATGGAACAGCAGCATTGTCATGTGGTAAATGTTACATTTCACAACGCTATGGATGGGTGGCTAATTATAGTTAGTTATATGATGACATATTTTAAGAAAGTTCGCTTAGGGCTGATTAATACGCACATTATATTTTGATTTTCATGTGCATCGTCAGTAGAATAAGACATGGTGAACGTTTATCGTGCATTGAAGCGCCCTCCTTCGGCGGACTGCATTTCATTTAAAATCAAAAGGTACGGAGGTACGGAGACGTGAACGTAACGACGACGCCATTAACTGGCTTGCGTACTCGGGAGTGGTAGCAGCACATACTCCACAAAGTTGGAACAGTGGTATGACAATGGGATACAGTCAGTCAACTACTTGATGAACATAGATTGCTTTTTGTCATATTGCTTTTGGAATTccttaaaaaaatttattcttGTAAAATCAAAAGACTATGCTGAGTTTTTTTCGATGCAATACCAAGTAAAGTTATATCACTGTTGCGTAATTCTGTATATTATCTCGACCAACAGCAAATACAAGagatgatgttttatttattggtgATATTAACATTGCTAAAGATAGCTAAATGTTGTGATAGATACAATAGAAAAGTATCACACCATCTTCTGCAGTCTTCTGGTCATCAGAATTTGAAAACATTGAGTGGAAGAAAGTATGGTTACTAACAAATACACGTTTCATGAGTAATAAAGTAAGACAGGTATCTTTTAAAATTTTACACAGAATTTTTCCTGCAAAAGAATGCTTTGAACAGGTTTGAAGTGGATGGGTTTTTGTGGTATTAAAGAGTGTCACTCATCTGTTTTTTCAATGTGTATATACTCAAGATTATTTTGGATTGATTTTTCTAACTTTATTTCAAGGACATTTGGTACACTAATACAAATTGAATTATATGATGCCAAATTTGTTTTAGTACAAGATGGAACTGATTCAAAaatacaactaataatattatttgaaaaatacCGTAATCATGTCAAGAAACAGGCCAATGCTAAGCCAAATTGTGAACGTTTTATAAAGGAGATTAAACAATATGGCACTACACTATGTAACATTAGAAACAGAAAAGAaagaatatagaaaaaaaaaaaaaaaaaaatatatatatatatatatatatatatatatatatatatatatatatatatatatatatatatatatatatatatatatatatatataatttcatgattaaataaatactttttaaattattattatcttacctatttatttatttatttattttttacccctGGCATATGTTTATACTTTGATTGTATAACCAAGATAATTtctcttatttaattttatttatttttattttgttaataattgTTGTGAGATGTATTCTCTTGTACTAAGTttgtacatatttaaaaatgaaaatttatgcATGTGACACACTCGGTTTCAACGTTTCTCCTGTTTACTTATGGGAAATGAAGTTGGTTCAACCTtcgaacattttaaagcaaaataaatacccccactccctttaaaaaaaaaaaaaaaaacttggaacAGGCACAAATATGCAGTTGTCATGGTGatctatttatttacacaaataaagaaaagacGACCGAGTGAAACattcaatcttttatttattttgactgcATCGCAATGAAAATAGACAATTCTCGTATGCTacttttaaatctgtttttgccAAAATAGCAGTAAATTCTCTGAGGAATAATGTTCTCTTTGAAAGCAAAAATAGCTCCATTTCAAAATAAACTGGATATCCATGTCTATGCTTTGAAATGTCCAAAAGATAGCACTCTGAATTCAGATTTCATTAATTACATTCAGATTTCTGAAAAACAAAtcgcaatacaaatacaaatgtgCATCAACAAACACGCAAAAATATTAATAGTAAGAGATCCAGTACTGTACCAAAATAGTTTTGCACTAATTCACCTGTTAAAAACCTTGTGTAACCAACCAGCATGTGAGAGACATGCACATCGATATGAGATGAGAACAGTATCGGCTGAGGTTCTGCATAACAAAGAATGGGAGATTTTACACTACATTAAGCTTGTATATTTTGTTTTCCCTGTTAATCACATGCACTGAATGTAGGCCTTTGTTATGACATATTCGGACacccacacactgtaaaacccaacagtcaactttatc from Danio rerio strain Tuebingen ecotype United States chromosome 13, GRCz12tu, whole genome shotgun sequence includes these protein-coding regions:
- the sgpp1b gene encoding sphingosine-1-phosphate phosphatase 1, producing the protein MAGGIKAGFVRLLHYLQDPQHVARFQRLCGVRGSDTRDSVRNGVQGTRSGDVHNGGGDATRRRKAGAETDTEKRNNGLANGTAGENVNGDNNGHDALGSAVKPSRRNSLTGDAGQEFLIENKFLFYLFTLGTELGNELFYISFFPFFMWNVDAYVSRRLVVVWVWVMYLGQCTKDVFRWPRPASPPVVKVEMFYNSEYSMPSTHAMSGTAIPLSLFLLTYGRWEYPMLLGLSLAISWCVLVCLSRIYMGMHSILDIIAGFLYSLLILVVFSPALDIIDTFNRTHPYAPLMIISLHVGLGLFSFTLDTWSTSRGDTAQILGSGAGIALASHVNYHLGLLPDPPASAFPLQPPSFTLSLVALCLLRFFLGVLILLATRAVMKALTIPLVCWVFGIPSNDVRKARQHMEVELPYRYIVYGTVGLNALFLVPFLFAHVGLL